The Micromonospora sp. WMMD961 genome has a segment encoding these proteins:
- a CDS encoding HEAT repeat domain-containing protein has protein sequence MHAGDAPTVEKLLRTTSKDALAGDEGSRLLRAAAIVGDADVVSDLLDAGVDPARPWEDGVDPVSWAADFGAYEVLRELLDSGSSWRKQVPQHRKLAALEVARAWLSLDPEVELRRRLGARQDEPAVVERVQIPIRDQGRRQATGIRLTLADGRQAETQIAHRAIVTDLEEQLGMSASPDELLARALFHADPESCDWGQAQVALWRRGDAEEVFRWAASLVAHPSVDTRRFATELLHVLGCQEQPSTAQALEVLRPRLRAEDDVVALDSVIGAFAEYTDRGDLTDILHLAGHPTPGIRARVAGELVKAIGEPPQAGHRPDLPFIPFDTPPDVLATLIHLASDVDADVRAGALLTMAESGIDTPAVREVLTAHLTDDHRSARLNAAAGLALREDQRGLDVLRQVGSELTPTDVRRWQVYDVEKVLEYRAFGEEFLE, from the coding sequence GTGCACGCCGGCGACGCGCCAACGGTCGAGAAGCTGTTGCGAACGACGTCGAAGGACGCGCTCGCGGGCGACGAGGGCAGCAGGCTGCTGCGCGCGGCGGCGATCGTCGGTGACGCCGATGTCGTCTCCGATCTGCTCGACGCCGGAGTTGATCCGGCCCGCCCGTGGGAAGACGGCGTCGATCCGGTGTCCTGGGCGGCCGACTTCGGCGCGTACGAAGTTCTGCGCGAGCTGCTGGACAGCGGTTCGTCGTGGCGGAAGCAGGTGCCCCAGCACAGGAAGCTCGCTGCGTTGGAAGTGGCGCGCGCGTGGCTGAGCCTCGACCCGGAGGTCGAACTGCGACGGAGGCTCGGCGCACGTCAGGACGAGCCGGCCGTCGTCGAACGCGTGCAGATCCCGATCAGGGACCAGGGACGACGGCAGGCCACCGGGATCCGGTTGACCCTCGCCGACGGGCGTCAGGCCGAGACGCAGATCGCACATCGGGCGATCGTCACCGATCTCGAAGAACAGCTCGGCATGTCTGCCTCGCCTGACGAGTTGTTGGCACGTGCCCTGTTCCATGCGGACCCGGAGTCCTGCGACTGGGGCCAGGCCCAGGTCGCCCTGTGGAGGCGCGGCGACGCCGAGGAGGTTTTCCGATGGGCCGCCAGCCTCGTGGCGCACCCGTCGGTGGACACGAGGCGATTCGCGACCGAACTGTTGCATGTGCTGGGCTGCCAGGAGCAACCCTCGACGGCGCAGGCGCTGGAGGTGCTCAGGCCACGCTTACGCGCCGAGGACGACGTGGTCGCCCTGGACAGCGTGATTGGCGCATTCGCCGAGTACACCGACCGCGGTGACCTGACGGACATCCTGCACCTTGCTGGTCACCCCACCCCCGGGATCCGCGCACGCGTCGCCGGCGAACTCGTCAAAGCCATCGGCGAACCTCCACAGGCAGGTCACCGCCCTGACCTGCCCTTCATCCCATTTGACACGCCGCCGGACGTCCTGGCGACGCTGATCCACCTCGCCTCGGACGTCGACGCCGACGTCCGCGCCGGCGCCCTGCTCACCATGGCCGAGTCCGGCATCGACACCCCCGCGGTTCGCGAGGTGCTGACCGCGCACCTGACCGACGACCACCGGTCGGCGAGGCTGAACGCCGCTGCTGGCCTAGCTCTCCGCGAGGACCAGCGCGGCCTCGACGTACTCCGCCAGGTGGGTTCCGAATTGACTCCCACAGACGTACGCCGATGGCAGGTCTACGACGTGGAGAAGGTTCTGGAGTATCGGGCCTTTGGAGAGGAGTTTCTAGAGTAG
- a CDS encoding DUF1996 domain-containing protein — translation MRTPPAHVAPPDRARKRRRITRPTLAGAVAAALTASGIYIAGAQAEEVSVPGRVQAEAFAAQSGAQTEGTGDADGGRNVGWLANGDWLRYDGVTITGADLTARVSSHNSAGGTVELRLGAQDGAVLASFPIAQTGGWQKWTTVAAKASSVPAGPQTVFAVLKSTSTSDFVNLNWFTFGPAAGASPSASTTPSTSPSASVTPSATPSSSASVSAPPSAPAGGWVPVDQARWDRELAAYNAITPKPVAPGTTRVPEFHTDCEVANSAPDDPIVVPGLPGASHMHTFFGTKIDAFTTTDKLLSATTNCNAPGDNSAYWVPELRKDGKAVPVKSFRVYYGSRVKDPSTVKPFPPGLRVVEGDAKKQVDTPKNAGSNQFWCAGSAEIGRSADGNWPVCAPGGNLIFQLVFKDCWDGKNIDSPDHKSHMGDPVNGVCTGKYPVAVPDLSFMVNYQSLGGDGLSLSSGKPSSMHGDFMNAWEPARLGALVKSCLNQNAKCGTEVSFAGG, via the coding sequence CCCCACGCTGGCCGGCGCGGTCGCCGCCGCGTTGACCGCCAGCGGCATCTACATCGCCGGCGCCCAGGCCGAGGAGGTCTCCGTCCCGGGCCGGGTCCAGGCGGAGGCCTTCGCGGCGCAGTCCGGTGCGCAGACCGAGGGCACCGGCGACGCCGACGGCGGCCGCAACGTCGGCTGGCTGGCCAACGGCGACTGGCTGCGGTACGACGGCGTGACGATCACCGGCGCCGACCTGACCGCCCGGGTGTCCTCGCACAACTCCGCCGGTGGCACCGTCGAACTGCGCCTCGGCGCACAGGACGGCGCGGTGCTGGCCAGCTTCCCGATCGCCCAGACCGGCGGCTGGCAGAAATGGACGACAGTCGCCGCGAAGGCGTCGAGCGTGCCCGCCGGCCCGCAGACCGTCTTCGCCGTGCTGAAGAGCACCTCGACGTCGGACTTCGTCAACCTGAACTGGTTCACGTTCGGCCCCGCGGCCGGCGCCTCGCCCAGCGCCTCGACCACGCCGAGCACGTCGCCGAGCGCCTCGGTCACCCCGAGCGCCACCCCGTCGTCGTCCGCCTCCGTGTCGGCGCCACCGAGCGCGCCGGCCGGCGGCTGGGTGCCCGTCGACCAGGCCCGGTGGGACAGGGAACTGGCCGCGTACAACGCGATCACCCCGAAGCCGGTGGCGCCGGGCACCACCCGGGTCCCCGAGTTCCACACCGACTGCGAGGTCGCCAACTCCGCGCCGGACGACCCGATCGTCGTGCCCGGCCTGCCCGGCGCCTCGCACATGCACACGTTCTTCGGTACGAAGATCGACGCCTTCACCACGACGGACAAGCTGCTCTCCGCGACGACCAACTGCAACGCCCCGGGTGACAACAGCGCCTACTGGGTCCCGGAGCTGCGCAAGGACGGCAAGGCCGTGCCGGTCAAGAGCTTCCGCGTCTACTACGGCTCGCGGGTCAAGGACCCGTCGACCGTCAAGCCGTTCCCGCCGGGCCTGCGGGTCGTCGAGGGTGACGCGAAGAAGCAGGTGGACACCCCGAAGAACGCCGGTAGCAACCAGTTCTGGTGCGCCGGCAGTGCCGAGATCGGCCGCAGCGCCGACGGCAACTGGCCGGTCTGCGCCCCCGGCGGCAACCTGATCTTCCAGCTCGTGTTCAAGGACTGCTGGGACGGCAAGAACATCGACTCGCCCGACCACAAGTCACACATGGGCGACCCGGTGAACGGGGTCTGCACCGGCAAGTACCCGGTGGCCGTGCCGGATCTGTCCTTCATGGTGAACTACCAGTCGCTGGGCGGTGACGGTCTCAGCCTCTCCTCCGGCAAGCCGTCGTCCATGCACGGTGACTTCATGAACGCCTGGGAGCCTGCCCGCCTGGGTGCTCTGGTGAAGTCCTGCCTCAACCAGAACGCCAAGTGCGGCACCGAGGTGAGCTTCGCCGGCGGCTGA